From the Leifsonia sp. AG29 genome, one window contains:
- a CDS encoding phosphoenolpyruvate carboxykinase (GTP) translates to MAIAELPLRADEPTIADEPIRETTRLAGGLTAVRAWVDDIAALAQPDEVVWLDGSRAEADRLTKELVAEGKLIRLNPEWRPNSFLARTDPGDVARVEDRTFICSLRESDAGPTNNWREPDAMRAELRDVFRGSMRGRTMYVVPFSMGPVGGPLSQVGIQLTDSAYVAVSLGLMTRVTSTVLDLIDAGQEWVPTVHSVGHPLVDDDGTRHEDVVWPCNETKYIVQFPESREVWSYGSGYGGNAILAKKCFALRIASVMARDEGWLAEHMLIVKVTSPEGRAFHFAAAFPSACGKTNLAMLRPTIPGWTVETIGDDIAWLRQGPDGRLRAINPEAGFFGVAPGTGASTNQTAVDTLWGNTIFTNVALRDDGDVWWEGLTDEPPAHLIDWEGRDWTPDSGRPAAHPNSRFTVSAAQCPAIADDWDAFDGVPIDAILFGGRRATNVPLVAQARDWRHGVFMGATISSEQTAAAEGTVGELRRDPFAMLPFCGYNMADYWAHWLKVGERLGADAPAIFQVNWFRKGDDGRFLWPGFGENARVIEWIARRVEGSAHAVSAPIGMLPVVDELDLDGLDLPRADLDQLFEVDTERWLAECDLTEEFFDRFGSRVPPALRAELASLRYQLRASGSDEELVLR, encoded by the coding sequence ATGGCCATCGCCGAACTCCCGCTCAGGGCCGACGAACCGACCATCGCCGACGAGCCGATCCGCGAGACGACGAGGCTCGCCGGGGGTCTCACGGCCGTCCGTGCGTGGGTGGACGACATCGCCGCGCTGGCCCAGCCCGACGAGGTCGTCTGGCTGGACGGCTCCCGTGCCGAGGCGGATCGTCTCACGAAGGAGCTCGTCGCCGAGGGCAAGCTGATCCGGCTGAACCCCGAGTGGCGCCCGAACAGCTTCCTCGCGCGGACCGACCCGGGCGATGTGGCCCGGGTGGAGGACCGCACCTTCATCTGCTCGCTCCGAGAGTCCGACGCGGGTCCGACCAACAACTGGCGCGAGCCCGACGCGATGCGTGCGGAGCTGCGCGACGTCTTCCGCGGCAGCATGCGCGGCCGGACGATGTACGTCGTCCCGTTCTCAATGGGTCCGGTCGGCGGGCCGCTCTCGCAGGTCGGCATCCAGCTGACCGACTCGGCCTACGTCGCCGTGAGCCTCGGGCTCATGACGAGGGTCACCTCCACGGTGCTCGACCTGATCGACGCGGGCCAGGAGTGGGTGCCCACCGTCCACAGCGTCGGCCACCCGCTCGTCGACGACGACGGCACGCGCCACGAGGACGTCGTGTGGCCGTGCAACGAGACGAAGTACATCGTCCAGTTCCCCGAGAGCCGCGAGGTCTGGTCGTACGGGTCCGGCTACGGCGGGAACGCGATCCTCGCGAAGAAGTGCTTCGCCCTCCGGATCGCCTCGGTCATGGCACGCGACGAGGGCTGGCTCGCCGAGCACATGCTCATCGTCAAGGTCACCTCCCCCGAGGGTCGCGCGTTCCACTTCGCGGCCGCCTTCCCGTCCGCGTGCGGCAAGACGAACCTCGCGATGCTCCGCCCGACCATCCCCGGCTGGACGGTCGAGACGATCGGCGACGACATCGCGTGGCTGCGCCAGGGCCCCGACGGGCGGCTGCGCGCCATCAACCCGGAGGCCGGCTTCTTCGGCGTGGCTCCCGGGACCGGCGCCTCCACCAACCAGACCGCGGTCGACACGCTCTGGGGCAACACGATCTTCACCAACGTGGCACTGCGCGACGACGGCGACGTCTGGTGGGAGGGGCTGACCGACGAGCCGCCGGCCCACCTGATCGACTGGGAGGGACGCGACTGGACGCCCGACTCCGGACGCCCCGCCGCGCACCCGAACTCCCGCTTCACCGTGAGCGCCGCGCAGTGCCCGGCCATCGCCGACGACTGGGACGCGTTCGACGGCGTGCCGATCGACGCGATCCTGTTCGGCGGCCGCCGGGCGACGAACGTCCCGCTGGTGGCGCAGGCGCGCGACTGGAGGCACGGCGTCTTCATGGGCGCGACGATCTCCTCCGAGCAGACCGCCGCGGCGGAGGGAACGGTGGGGGAGCTGCGCCGCGACCCGTTCGCGATGCTCCCGTTCTGCGGCTACAACATGGCCGACTACTGGGCTCACTGGCTGAAGGTGGGCGAGCGGCTCGGCGCCGACGCGCCCGCGATCTTCCAGGTCAACTGGTTCCGCAAGGGCGATGACGGACGCTTCCTCTGGCCGGGCTTCGGCGAGAACGCGCGCGTCATCGAGTGGATCGCCCGCCGGGTGGAGGGGAGCGCGCACGCCGTCAGCGCCCCGATCGGGATGCTGCCCGTCGTCGACGAGCTCGACCTCGACGGCCTCGACCTCCCGCGCGCGGACCTGGACCAGTTGTTCGAAGTCGACACGGAGCGGTGGCTCGCGGAGTGCGATCTCACCGAGGAGTTCTTCGATCGGTTCGGCTCCCGGGTGCCGCCCGCGCTCCGCGCCGAGCTCGCGTCGCTGCGGTACCAGTTGCGCGCGTCGGGCTCAGACGAGGAGCTGGTGCTTCGCTAG
- a CDS encoding pyruvate dehydrogenase: MTITGLAPELAGPSVAPHARGDEAALLRRVYRSMAMIRRLDIEGAALAVRGVLPGYASARGQEAVAVGAVAALDLSRDAVFASPRSLGAAVATRGDAAAALAERSRAGTAPRDSDAHVAHAAGWALCARLDRTGAVAVALLDRGPGAASPETQEALSTALTANLPLVLVARDGAVSAWGGASSRPPHEIAVDGSDVLAVLRGTTSALERARRGAGPVLVTVDDGRQGDGPAPRDPLARCEQRLREIPGTPDSFFAGVTDIADTLAARVRAELVGGALSRSSVLRRASVA; the protein is encoded by the coding sequence ATGACGATCACCGGTCTCGCCCCCGAGCTGGCCGGTCCCTCCGTCGCTCCGCACGCGCGTGGCGACGAGGCCGCCCTTCTCCGCCGGGTGTATCGCTCCATGGCCATGATCCGCCGGCTCGACATCGAGGGGGCGGCGCTCGCGGTGCGCGGCGTCCTCCCCGGCTACGCCTCCGCTCGAGGCCAGGAGGCGGTGGCCGTCGGCGCCGTCGCCGCGCTCGACCTCTCCCGCGACGCCGTCTTCGCGTCTCCGCGTTCGCTCGGTGCGGCCGTCGCGACGCGTGGCGATGCCGCAGCGGCCCTGGCCGAGCGTTCGCGTGCCGGCACCGCTCCGCGCGACTCGGACGCGCACGTCGCTCACGCAGCCGGGTGGGCGCTCTGTGCGCGCCTCGACCGGACCGGCGCCGTGGCGGTCGCCCTCCTCGACCGCGGCCCGGGTGCGGCCTCGCCGGAGACGCAGGAGGCGCTGTCGACGGCGCTGACGGCGAACCTCCCGCTCGTGCTCGTCGCCCGCGACGGTGCCGTCAGCGCCTGGGGAGGCGCCTCCTCCCGGCCGCCGCACGAGATCGCCGTCGACGGCTCGGACGTGCTCGCCGTCCTCCGGGGGACGACCTCGGCGCTCGAGCGCGCACGCCGGGGAGCAGGACCCGTGCTGGTCACTGTCGATGACGGCAGGCAGGGCGACGGCCCGGCCCCCCGCGACCCCCTCGCCCGCTGCGAGCAGCGCCTACGGGAGATCCCGGGAACGCCCGACAGCTTCTTCGCCGGCGTGACCGACATCGCCGACACGCTGGCCGCGCGGGTCCGCGCCGAGCTCGTCGGCGGCGCGCTGAGCCGGTCGTCGGTGCTCCGGCGCGCCTCCGTCGCCTAA
- a CDS encoding alpha/beta fold hydrolase, whose amino-acid sequence MRIHVERHPGPDPVLLVHGFATTGALTWEATGWVAALADAGRGALVPDLRGHGASEAPHDPAEYSPSLLATDLLGVLDQEALPSVDVVAYSMGSWVALALAGIAPDRVRRLVVGGVGTVEQFARSGVEAVRAALLDGAQPPAGSPLEPLLASIRQAPGVDREALAACATGMAAHPLPLSSTVPTLLVVGDVDPVAEGADEAARLLGAELVRLPKRNHVTALSARGFKQAALPFLLGRSPVSPA is encoded by the coding sequence GTGCGGATTCACGTCGAGCGTCACCCGGGTCCCGACCCCGTCCTCCTCGTGCACGGCTTCGCGACCACGGGGGCGCTCACCTGGGAGGCGACGGGCTGGGTGGCCGCGCTCGCCGATGCCGGACGCGGCGCCCTCGTCCCCGACCTGCGCGGCCACGGGGCGAGCGAGGCGCCGCACGATCCGGCCGAGTACTCTCCGTCGCTGCTGGCGACCGATCTGCTCGGCGTCCTCGACCAGGAGGCGCTCCCCAGCGTCGACGTCGTCGCGTACTCCATGGGCAGCTGGGTCGCCCTGGCGCTGGCCGGCATCGCCCCCGATCGTGTCCGTCGCCTCGTGGTCGGCGGCGTCGGCACGGTCGAGCAGTTCGCGCGGTCGGGGGTGGAGGCGGTGCGGGCCGCTCTGCTCGACGGCGCTCAGCCTCCCGCCGGCTCACCGCTCGAGCCGCTGCTCGCCTCCATCCGCCAGGCACCCGGCGTCGACCGGGAGGCCCTCGCGGCGTGCGCGACCGGGATGGCCGCGCACCCGCTGCCGCTCAGCTCGACGGTCCCGACGCTGCTCGTGGTCGGCGACGTCGATCCCGTCGCCGAGGGCGCCGACGAGGCGGCGCGGCTACTCGGGGCCGAGCTGGTGCGCCTCCCGAAGCGGAATCACGTGACCGCGCTGAGCGCCCGCGGGTTCAAGCAGGCCGCCCTCCCGTTCCTCCTCGGTCGGTCGCCGGTCTCGCCGGCCTGA
- a CDS encoding 3-hydroxyacyl-CoA dehydrogenase, translating to MLIDGCSALVTGGASGLGNATAHALTEAGARVVIVDLPRSEGEKAAVALGPNARFVPADVTDEAQVQAAVDTASGLGPLRVVVNCAGIATAVKVLGRDGIQPLELFERVIRVNLVGTFNVIRLAAAAMVKTEPVGEERGVIVDTASVAAFDGQIGQAAYSASKGGVAAMTLPLAREFARDLIRVVTIAPGIFETPMMAGLPEAAQASLAAQVPHPARLGRPSEYAQLVRAIIDNPMLNGETIRLDGAIRMQPR from the coding sequence ATGCTGATCGACGGATGCTCCGCCCTGGTCACCGGCGGTGCCAGCGGCCTCGGAAACGCGACCGCCCACGCCCTCACCGAGGCCGGCGCGCGGGTCGTGATCGTCGACCTGCCGCGGTCGGAGGGGGAGAAGGCGGCGGTCGCGCTCGGCCCGAACGCCCGGTTCGTCCCGGCCGATGTGACGGACGAGGCGCAGGTCCAGGCGGCCGTCGACACCGCGAGCGGGCTCGGGCCGCTGCGCGTGGTCGTCAACTGCGCCGGGATCGCCACGGCGGTCAAGGTGCTGGGCCGCGACGGCATCCAGCCGCTGGAGCTCTTCGAGCGCGTCATCCGCGTCAACCTCGTGGGAACCTTCAACGTCATCCGGCTGGCTGCGGCCGCCATGGTGAAGACCGAACCGGTGGGGGAGGAGCGCGGCGTGATCGTCGACACAGCCTCGGTCGCCGCGTTCGACGGTCAGATCGGGCAGGCGGCGTACTCGGCCTCCAAAGGAGGCGTCGCCGCGATGACGCTGCCGCTCGCGCGCGAGTTCGCTCGCGACCTCATCCGCGTCGTGACGATCGCGCCCGGCATCTTCGAGACGCCGATGATGGCGGGGCTGCCCGAGGCGGCGCAGGCCTCGCTCGCCGCCCAGGTCCCGCATCCTGCGCGGCTCGGCCGGCCGTCCGAGTACGCGCAGCTCGTGCGCGCGATCATCGACAACCCGATGCTCAACGGCGAGACGATCCGGCTCGACGGGGCCATCCGGATGCAGCCGCGGTAA
- a CDS encoding NAD-dependent succinate-semialdehyde dehydrogenase produces the protein MDEKSLLERVPDGLFIDGTWQEGSAGTLDVYDPATGDLIKRIANATPEDGLRALDAAVAAADSWAATPARTRGEILRRAFDLLQERRDEFALLMTLEMGKPLAEANGEVTYGGEFLRWFSEEAVRISGRYGANPEGTGRMIVSQHPVGPCFLITPWNFPLAMATRKIAPALAAGCTVVIKPAELTPLTTLYFARLLEDSGLPAGVLNVITTSTSGKVSAPIIADPRLRKLSFTGSTEVGRKLLQQASENVLRTSMELGGNAPFVVFDDADLDRAVDGAMLAKFRNIGEACTAANRFIVHESVADEFARRVTERVSAMKIGRGTEEGVAIGPLINEAAVDKAAELLEDAVSRGASVLTGGSRVDGRGTFFEPTVVTDVRAGSEILRQEIFGPVLSIVRFTDEDEAVRIANDTEFGLVSYVFTKDLARGQRMIERLQTGMMGLNVGVISNAAAPFGGVKQSGLGREGGFEGIHEYLSTKYTLTPNPFGA, from the coding sequence ATGGATGAGAAGAGCCTGCTGGAGCGGGTGCCCGACGGACTGTTCATCGACGGGACGTGGCAGGAGGGATCGGCCGGGACGCTCGACGTCTACGACCCCGCGACCGGCGATCTCATCAAGCGCATCGCCAATGCCACACCCGAGGACGGGCTGCGCGCTCTGGACGCCGCGGTCGCCGCCGCTGACTCGTGGGCGGCGACCCCGGCTCGTACCCGCGGTGAGATCCTGCGCCGAGCGTTCGACCTGCTGCAGGAGCGTCGGGACGAGTTCGCGCTGCTGATGACGCTCGAGATGGGCAAGCCTCTCGCCGAAGCCAACGGCGAGGTCACGTACGGCGGCGAGTTCCTGCGCTGGTTCTCCGAGGAGGCGGTGCGCATCTCCGGCCGCTACGGGGCCAATCCCGAGGGGACGGGCCGCATGATCGTGTCCCAGCATCCGGTCGGTCCGTGCTTCCTCATCACGCCGTGGAACTTCCCGCTCGCGATGGCGACCCGCAAGATCGCTCCCGCCCTCGCCGCGGGCTGCACCGTGGTCATCAAGCCGGCCGAGCTGACCCCGCTCACGACGCTCTACTTCGCTCGCCTCCTGGAGGACTCGGGGCTGCCGGCCGGCGTGCTCAACGTCATCACAACCTCCACGTCGGGGAAGGTCTCGGCGCCGATCATCGCCGACCCGCGCCTGCGCAAGTTGTCATTCACGGGGTCGACCGAGGTCGGCCGCAAGCTCCTGCAGCAGGCGTCGGAGAACGTGCTGCGCACCTCCATGGAGCTCGGCGGCAACGCGCCGTTCGTGGTCTTCGACGACGCCGACCTCGACAGGGCCGTCGATGGAGCGATGCTCGCCAAGTTCCGCAACATCGGGGAGGCGTGCACCGCGGCCAACCGCTTCATCGTCCACGAGTCCGTCGCCGATGAGTTCGCGCGGCGGGTCACCGAGCGGGTCTCGGCGATGAAGATCGGACGGGGCACCGAGGAGGGCGTCGCGATCGGGCCGCTGATCAACGAGGCCGCCGTCGACAAGGCGGCCGAGCTCCTCGAGGACGCCGTGTCGCGCGGCGCGTCCGTGCTGACGGGAGGCTCGCGCGTCGACGGCCGAGGGACCTTCTTCGAGCCGACGGTCGTGACCGACGTGCGCGCCGGGAGCGAGATCCTCCGGCAGGAGATCTTCGGTCCCGTGCTCTCGATCGTGCGCTTCACGGACGAGGACGAGGCCGTCCGCATCGCCAACGACACCGAGTTCGGGCTCGTCTCCTACGTCTTCACCAAGGACCTGGCCCGCGGGCAGCGGATGATCGAGCGCCTCCAGACCGGCATGATGGGGCTCAACGTCGGCGTCATCTCGAACGCGGCGGCGCCCTTCGGCGGTGTGAAGCAGTCCGGGCTCGGCCGAGAGGGAGGGTTCGAGGGCATCCACGAGTACCTCTCGACCAAGTACACGCTCACGCCCAACCCGTTCGGTGCCTGA
- a CDS encoding Lrp/AsnC family transcriptional regulator has protein sequence MIDRLDADLIALLTDEPRLGVFEASRRLGVARGTVQARLDRLQRSGVVRDFAPTIDAERLGYPVTAFVTAEIAQSDRAAVEHLRDIPEVLEVHTITGAGDLLIRAVARSNADLQRVIDRIVSVPGITRTSTVIALSTEIDHRSVPLVLAAVDS, from the coding sequence ATGATCGACAGGCTCGACGCCGATCTGATCGCGTTGCTGACGGACGAGCCCCGGCTCGGCGTGTTCGAGGCCTCCCGGCGGCTGGGCGTCGCTCGGGGAACCGTGCAGGCGCGCCTCGACCGCCTGCAGCGCTCGGGCGTCGTGCGCGACTTCGCCCCGACCATCGATGCCGAACGGCTGGGCTACCCTGTGACCGCCTTCGTGACGGCGGAGATCGCACAGAGCGACCGTGCCGCCGTGGAGCACCTCCGCGATATCCCGGAGGTGCTCGAGGTGCACACCATCACCGGCGCCGGCGACTTGCTGATCAGGGCGGTGGCTCGGTCCAACGCCGACCTGCAGCGGGTCATCGACCGTATCGTCAGCGTGCCGGGCATCACCCGCACCTCCACGGTGATCGCCCTGTCGACCGAGATCGATCACCGCTCGGTGCCGCTGGTGCTGGCCGCGGTCGACTCGTGA
- a CDS encoding thiolase family protein, translated as MEAREAVIVDVVRTPSGRGKPDGELSDIHPADLLAGVLIELAARNGLDPAIVDDVIGGCVTKTGEQAANVIRTAVLSAGFPESVPAVTIDRQCGSSQQAAAFAAQGVIAGAYDVVIACGVESMSRVPMGSDAAGASLGGELLHSRYPDGLVGQGVAAELIAHRWSMSRTELDDFAAASQSRAARAAADGAFDRELIAVPTPDSGSVNADETIRPGTTAEKLAALPPAFRTEKLAKRFPELEWRITAGNSSPLTDGASAALIMSREAADRLGLRPRARFHSFAVTGSDPLLMLTGIVPATRRLLERSGLGIDEIDAYEVNEAFASVPLLWLREFGADPERLNPRGGAIALGHALGSSGTRLLGTLLCELEDTGGRYGLQTMCEGGGTANATLIEVLR; from the coding sequence ATGGAGGCGCGCGAAGCGGTCATCGTCGACGTCGTCCGGACGCCGTCCGGCCGCGGGAAGCCGGACGGCGAGCTGTCGGACATCCACCCCGCCGACCTCCTCGCGGGCGTGCTCATCGAGCTCGCCGCGCGGAACGGCCTCGATCCCGCGATCGTCGACGACGTCATCGGCGGGTGCGTCACGAAGACCGGGGAGCAGGCGGCCAACGTCATCCGGACGGCTGTGCTGAGCGCCGGTTTCCCCGAGAGCGTCCCCGCGGTGACGATCGACCGGCAGTGCGGCTCGAGCCAGCAGGCGGCCGCGTTCGCCGCCCAGGGCGTGATCGCCGGAGCCTATGACGTCGTCATCGCGTGCGGCGTCGAGTCGATGAGCCGCGTGCCCATGGGGTCGGACGCGGCCGGCGCCTCGCTCGGCGGGGAGCTCCTCCACTCGCGGTACCCCGACGGCCTGGTCGGTCAGGGCGTCGCCGCCGAGCTGATCGCGCACCGGTGGAGCATGTCGCGCACCGAGCTGGATGATTTCGCCGCCGCCTCCCAGTCCCGTGCGGCGCGTGCAGCGGCCGACGGCGCGTTCGACCGCGAACTGATCGCCGTGCCGACGCCGGACTCGGGCAGCGTGAACGCCGACGAGACCATCCGGCCCGGCACGACCGCCGAGAAGCTCGCCGCGCTGCCGCCCGCGTTCCGGACGGAGAAGCTCGCCAAGCGGTTCCCGGAACTGGAGTGGCGCATCACCGCGGGCAACTCGTCGCCCCTCACCGACGGCGCGTCGGCGGCGCTCATCATGAGCCGGGAGGCCGCCGACCGGCTGGGCCTGCGCCCGCGCGCGCGATTCCACTCGTTCGCCGTCACCGGCTCCGACCCGCTGCTCATGCTCACCGGGATCGTGCCGGCCACGCGCCGGCTCCTCGAGCGCAGCGGACTCGGCATCGACGAGATCGACGCCTACGAGGTCAACGAGGCGTTCGCCTCCGTGCCCCTCCTGTGGCTCCGCGAGTTCGGCGCCGACCCGGAGCGGCTCAACCCGCGTGGAGGCGCGATCGCGCTGGGCCACGCGCTCGGCTCCTCGGGCACGCGCCTCCTCGGCACCCTGCTGTGCGAGCTCGAAGACACCGGCGGCCGCTACGGTCTGCAGACGATGTGCGAGGGCGGCGGGACAGCCAACGCGACCCTCATCGAAGTGCTGCGCTGA
- a CDS encoding helix-turn-helix domain-containing protein — MDTVVADVATLGHRIRHFRTRNGLTLDELGARAGVAPSQLSLIENGKREPRISLLSTIASALGVPLTDLLSSEPPDERAALEIELARAQRGTLYASLGLPAVKPTKGTPTETLRALVGMHRELSRRASEAIATPEEARRANTELRERMREQNNYIPEIEQLAVDRVRAAGHVRGALTHRTVSVMAEQLGFDLIYVNDLPRSTRSITDLDNGRIYLPPASIPGGHGLRSMALQAMAHRLLGHERPASYADFLRQRLEINYFAACCLMPRDAAVAFLQQAKKDKDLAVEDFRDAFGVTHEAAALRLTNLATSHLDMTLHFLRVGDDGALYKGYENDGLVLPTDVTGSIEGQVVCRKWGARNAFTRTNRTTELYQYTDTPAGTFWCATQVGTTSEGSYSISVGVPFDEAKWFRGRETTARAESHCPDESCCKRPDAELSQHWAGKAWPSARLHAHILSPLPSGSFPGVDDSDVYTFLEAHSQS; from the coding sequence ATGGACACTGTCGTCGCCGACGTCGCCACGCTCGGTCACCGCATCCGTCACTTCCGCACCCGCAACGGCCTCACGCTCGACGAGCTCGGGGCGCGCGCCGGTGTCGCGCCGAGTCAGCTGTCACTCATCGAGAACGGCAAGCGGGAGCCGCGCATCTCCCTGCTCTCTACGATCGCGTCCGCTCTGGGCGTCCCGCTTACCGACCTGCTCTCCTCCGAGCCACCGGACGAGCGCGCCGCCCTCGAGATCGAACTGGCTCGCGCGCAGCGGGGAACGCTCTACGCCTCCCTCGGCCTCCCGGCCGTGAAGCCGACCAAGGGGACGCCGACCGAGACCCTCAGGGCCCTGGTCGGCATGCACCGCGAGCTCTCGCGCCGAGCGAGCGAGGCGATCGCCACCCCCGAGGAGGCGCGGCGAGCCAACACGGAGCTCAGGGAGCGCATGCGCGAGCAGAACAACTACATTCCCGAGATCGAGCAGCTCGCGGTGGATCGCGTCCGCGCCGCCGGCCACGTGCGCGGCGCCCTCACGCACCGCACGGTCAGCGTCATGGCCGAGCAGCTGGGCTTCGACCTCATCTACGTGAACGACCTGCCCCGGTCGACCCGCTCCATCACCGACCTCGACAACGGCCGCATCTACCTCCCGCCGGCGTCGATCCCGGGCGGTCACGGCCTCCGCTCCATGGCGCTGCAGGCGATGGCGCACCGGCTCCTCGGGCACGAGCGGCCCGCGTCTTACGCCGACTTCCTGCGGCAGCGGCTCGAGATCAACTACTTCGCCGCGTGCTGCCTGATGCCGCGGGATGCGGCCGTTGCGTTCCTCCAGCAGGCCAAGAAGGACAAGGACCTCGCCGTCGAGGACTTCCGGGACGCTTTCGGTGTGACCCACGAGGCGGCCGCGCTCCGGCTCACCAACCTGGCCACGAGTCACCTCGACATGACGCTCCACTTCCTCCGCGTGGGCGACGACGGGGCGCTGTACAAGGGCTACGAGAACGACGGGCTCGTGCTCCCCACGGATGTGACCGGCTCCATCGAGGGCCAGGTCGTGTGCCGGAAGTGGGGAGCGCGCAACGCCTTCACCCGCACCAACCGGACCACCGAGCTGTACCAGTACACGGACACGCCCGCCGGGACCTTCTGGTGCGCGACCCAGGTGGGCACCACCTCCGAGGGCAGCTACTCGATCAGCGTGGGCGTCCCGTTCGACGAGGCCAAGTGGTTCCGCGGGCGGGAGACGACGGCGCGCGCCGAGTCGCACTGCCCCGACGAGTCCTGCTGCAAGCGCCCGGATGCGGAATTGTCGCAGCACTGGGCGGGCAAGGCGTGGCCGAGTGCCCGGCTGCACGCGCACATCCTGTCGCCGCTCCCCTCCGGGTCCTTCCCGGGGGTCGACGACTCGGACGTGTACACGTTCCTGGAGGCGCACTCCCAGAGCTGA